A single region of the Anguilla anguilla isolate fAngAng1 chromosome 17, fAngAng1.pri, whole genome shotgun sequence genome encodes:
- the xpo6 gene encoding exportin-6, protein MASEEASLRALESLMTEFFHSCTTNERKREIEELLNNFAQQTGAWRYCLYFLSKTRNEYVMMYSLTVFENLVNKMWLGVASQDKMEIRSCLPKLLLSEHKALPYFIRNKLCKVIVDIGRQDWPMFYHDFFTNTLQLIQSSAMAPLGLILLKTTSEELACPREDLSVARKDELRKLLLEQVPTVLSLLTSILETIWDKHSVTASTPPPSPTSGDSGELLGSLLQGTVHSKLLSQPLPQLEQEDLQLCSLALECLAHLFSWIPLSTSITPSLLATVFHFARFGCDLRGGGGLKGKLGPSIYSSSSSSSSSPNGGSTGGPVNGSTTQAPGAGRADRARLGVLAMTCVNELISKNCVPLDFEEYLLRMFQQTFFLLQKLTRENNAHTVKSRLEELDEGYVEKFTDFLRLFVSVHLRRIESNAQFPVVEFLALLFKYTFHQPTHEGYFACLDIWTIFLDYLTTKIKSRLADRDSVLNRYKDALVLLLREVLNRIQFRYNQVQLEELDDETLDDDQQTEWQRYLRQSLEVVAKVMELLPSHAFSTLYPVLQENLDVYLGLQQFIVTTGTGRRLNITAENDCRRLHCALRDLSSLLQAVGRLAEYFIGDVFTARFNDALTVVERLVEVTCYGSQISLYDLETAVPSVLKPDLIDVHAQSLAALQAYSHWLAQFYSEVQRQNQARFINLITSAMDATAPLISAKVPEKLLLSACHLMVSIATTVRPVFLVTVPAVQNIFNLVTDSLARRLPPEAQVLVCRSLSNMLLLPWPNLPEGEQQWPTRSSSHASLLAALTRQYRLLRGNQRRMGLDDMKVELHQTLRVLRDIVDSISGEATKSRQICYQSLQESVQVSLTLFPIFIHQPDVTDEMLSFFLTLFQGLRVQMGVPFTEQIIQTFLNMFTREQLAASIQQEGSAGCRVVEKFLKILQVVVQEPGQAFKPFLPSIISLCMEQVYPIVAERSSPDVKAEMFELLYQILHHNWRYFFKTSVLASVQRGVSEEPMENEAQFIAAMQAFGQSFLQPDIHIFKQNLSYLESLNSKHKLYHKKMFRTTMLLHFINVLLQVLVHRSHDLLQDEIALAVYNMASVDFEGFYSAFMPEFLNGCQGVDASQRAVLGRNFKMERDLPSFTQSVHRLVNDLRYYRLCNGSLPPGTVKL, encoded by the exons gcaTCGGAGGAGGCTTCCCTGCGTGCTCTGGAGAGCCTCATGACCGAATTCTTTCACAGCTGCACCACCAATGAGCGCAAGAGGGAAATTG AGGAGCTGCTGAATAACTTCGCTCAGCAGACAGGAGCATGGCGGTACTGTCTCTACTTCCTGTCCAAAACCCGCAACGAGTACGTCATGATGTACAGCCTTACAGTGTTTGAG AACCTCGTCAACAAGATGTGGCTGGGCGTGGCCTCCCAGGACAAAATGGAGATCCGCAGCTGCCTGCCCAAGCTCCTGCTGTCCGAGCACAAGGCCCTGCCCTACTTCATCCGCAACAAGCTGTGCAAGGTCATCGTGGACATCGGCAGGCAGGACTGGCCCATGTTCTACCACGACTTCTTCACCAACACCCTGCAG CTGATCCAGTCCTCCGCCATGGCGCCGCTGGGCCTGATCCTGCTGAAGACCACGTCGGAGGAGCTGGCGTGCCCGCGGGAGGACCTGAGCGTGGCGCGGAAGGACGAGCTCCGCAAACTGCTGCTGGAGCAGGTGCCCACCGTGCTGAGCCTGCTGACCA GTATTCTGGAGACCATCTGGGACAAGCACAGCGTCACAgccagcacccctcccccctcccccacgtcAGGAGACAGCG GAGAGCTCCTGGGCAGTCTGCTCCAGGGAACGGTGCACTCCAAGCTGCTGTCCCAGCCCTTGccccagctggagcaggaggacCTGCAGCTCTGCTCCCTGGCCCTGGAGTGCCTGGCCCACCTCTTCAGCTGGAtccccctctccaccagcaTCACGCCCTCCCTCCTGGCCACCGTCTTCCACTTCGCCCGGTTCGGCTGCGACCtgcggggaggcgggggcctCAAGGGCAAGCTGGGGCCCTCCatctactcctcctcctcctcgtcctcttcctcgccCAACGGCGGCTCCACCGGGGGCCCGGTGAACGGCAGCACCACGCAGGCGCCGGGCGCGGGCCGCGCGGACCGGGCGCGGCTGGGCGTGCTGGCCATGACCTGCGTCAACGAGCTCATATCCAAGAACTGCGTGCCGCTGGACTTTGAGGAGTACCTCCTGCGCATGTTCCAGCAGACCTTCTTCCTGCTGCAGAAGCTGACGCGGGAGAACAACGCCCACACCGTCAAGAGcaggctggaggagctggacgagGG TTATGTGGAGAAGTTCACGGACTTCCTGCGGCTGTTTGTCAGTGTTCACCTGAGAAGGATAGAGTCCAACGCTCAGTTTCCTGTGGTGGAATTCCTCGCACTGCTCTTCAAATACACTTTCCACCAG CCCACTCACGAAGGCTACTTTGCTTGCCTTGACATCTGGACCATCTTCTTGGACTACCTGACCACCAAAATAAAGAGCCGGCTTGCTGACAGAGACAGCGTGCTGAACAG GTATAAGGATGCCCTGGTGCTGCTCCTGAGGGAGGTTCTGAACAGGATCCAGTTCCGATACAACCAGGTCCAGCTGGAGGAGCTCGATGACGAGACGCTGGATGATGAC CAACAGACAGAGTGGCAGCGGTACTTGAGGCAGAGTTTGGAGGTGGTTGCCAAGGTGATGGAGCTGCTACCCTCTCATGCCTTCTCTACACTG TACCCAGTGCTGCAGGAGAACCTGGACGTGTACCTGGGACTGCAGCAGTTCATCGTCACCACCGGCACAG GCCGGAGGCTGAACATCACGGCGGAGAACGACTGCCGGCGGCTGCACTGCGCGCTGCGGGACCTGAGCTCCCTGCTGCAGGCGGTGGGGCGGCTGGCCGAGTACTTCATCGGCGACGTCTTCACCGCGCGCTTCAACGACGCCCTCACCGTGGTGGAGAG gcTGGTGGAGGTGACCTGCTACGGCTCCCAGATCAGCCTGTACGACCTGGAGACGGCCGTGCCGTCCGTGCTCAAGCCCGATCTCATCGACGT GCACGCTCAGTCCCTGGCTGCCCTGCAGGCCTACTCCCATTGGCTGGCGCAGTTCTACAGCGAGGTGCAGCGGCAGAACCAGGCGCGCTTCATCAACCTCATCACCTCTGCCATGGACGCCACCGCCCCCCTCATCAGTGCCAAG GTGCCGGAGAAGCTGCTGCTGTCGGCGTGCCACCTAATGGTGTCCATTGCCACCACGGTGCGGCCCGTCTTCCTGGTGACCGTCCCGGCTGTGCAGAACATCTTCAACCTGGTCACAGACAGCCTGGCTCGCAGGCTCCCCCCAGAG GCCCAGGTGCTGGTGTGCCGCTCTCTGTCCAacatgctgctgctgccgtgGCCCAACCTGCCGGAGGGCGAGCAGCAGTGGCCCACGCGCTCCAGCAGCCACGCCAGCCTGCTGGCCGCGCTCACGCGCCAGTACCGCCTGCTGCGCGGCAACCAGCGCCGCATGGGCCTGGACGACA TGAAAGTGGAGCTGCACCAGACGTTGCGTGTGCTCAGAGACATCGTGGACAGCATCTCTGGGGAGGCCACCAAGTCCCGGCAGATCTGCTACCAGTCCCTGCAGGAGTCTGTGcaggtctctctcacactcttcccCATTTTCATCCACCAGCCAG ACGTGACGGACGAGATGCTGAGCTTCTTTCTCACGCTGTTCCAAGGCCTCAGGGTGCAGATGGGAGTGCCCTTCACCGAGCAGATCATCCAGACCTTCCTCAACATGTTCACCAG GGAGCAGCTGGCTGCCAGCATCCAGCAGGAGGGCAGCGCGGGCTGCCGGGTGGTGGAGAAGTTCCTCAAGATCCTGCAGGTGGTGGTGCAGGAGCCCGGCCAGGCCTTCAAACCCTTCCTGCCCAGCATCATCTCCCTCTGCATGGAGCAGGTCTACCCCATCGTGGCCGAG CGCTCCTCCCCTGACGTGAAGGCGGAGATGTTCGAGCTGCTCTACCAGATCCTGCACCACAACTGGAGGTACTTCTTCAAGACGTCGGTGCTGGCCAGCGTGCAGAGGGGCGTGTCCGAGGAGCCCATGGAGAACGAGGCCCAGTTCATCGCAGCCATGCAG GCGTTTGGCCAGTCCTTCCTGCAGCCGGACATCCACATATTCAAGCAGAACCTCTCCTACCTGGAGTCCCTCAACAGCAAGCACAAGCTCTACCACAAG AAGATGTTccgcaccaccatgctgctgcacTTCATCAACgtgctgctgcaggtgctgGTGCACCGGAGCCACGACCTGCTGCAGGACGAGATCGCGCTGGCCGTCTACAACATGGCCTCCGTCGACTTCGAGGGCTTCTACTCCGCCTTCATGCCCGAGTTCCTGAACGGGTGCCAGGGCGTGGACGCCAGCCAGCGCGCCGTGCTGGGCCGGAACTTCAAGATGGAGCGg GACCTGCCCTCCTTCACGCAGAGCGTGCACAGGCTGGTGAACGACCTGCGCTACTACCGGCTGTGCAACGGCAGCCTGCCCCCGGGGACCGTCAAGCTATAG